A DNA window from Argiope bruennichi chromosome X2, qqArgBrue1.1, whole genome shotgun sequence contains the following coding sequences:
- the LOC129959750 gene encoding uncharacterized protein LOC129959750, whose amino-acid sequence MKIFLKKEGIVEELNSEDLKDSKCHYLPHRPVIKDYLTTRIRPVFDGSAKSKGSPSLNDCLVTDPNLAELIPSLINRFRIGRYDDKDYVRFLWWQDGDSNIVKIHRHCRVVFGIKSGPFLLRATLNSLLDGAPDCYKMAAQHLQKSMYVDNCVASVKSEADLTKFIN is encoded by the coding sequence atgaaaatttttttgaagaaagaagGTATTGTTGAAGAGTTAAATAGTGAAGATCTCAAGGACTCTAAGTGTCACTATCTTCCTCATCGACCTGTCATAAAAGACTATTTAACAACAAGGATCAGACCTGTCTTCGATGGTTCTGCAAAATCCAAAGGAAGTCCATCCTTAAATGACTGCCTAGTAACAGATCCAAACCTTGCGGAACTTATTCCATCCCTAATAAATAGGTTTCGTATTGGAAGGTATGATGACAAGGATTATGTGCGATTTCTTTGGTGGCAAGATGGAGATTCAAATATTGTCAAAATCCACAGACATTGCCGTGTAGTGTTTGGGATCAAATCAGGTCCATTTCTTTTGCGGGCGACATTGAATTCCCTATTAGATGGAGCTCCTGATTGCTACAAGATGGCAGCTCAACACCTACAAAAATCTATGTATGTTGACAATTGTGTGGCTAGTGTTAAAAGCGAAGCTGACTTgacaaagtttataaattaa
- the LOC129959751 gene encoding cytokine-like nuclear factor N-PAC: MAVNKDFSIGDFVWAKMKGFPFWPAKIVEPPTDKKSTPKKARHYVFFFGSLNYAWIQDENIVRHSEEMLQSTSSKKKSALLKIAIKQIIEEAPKQAKSLVKEIEYPEKSPEVLTSGPEKNIAKVQRKKVKTEAEEENTTDAPKQAKSLFKENESPEVLTSGTEKKISKVQRKKVKKENHEVRKRVLPKRCCTDKSDYERTSPPQKLIKRPTEDFSELNTPPNLNYKRIAVSRPLDEYPSSGITSSEFQSFPTFDLHEPNEAIKAKNVTPSHKKIGFLGLGMLGQRLVKNLLTSNHKVTVWNRTPEKGADFAKVGAELAHTPSDVVENSDIIFCCVSGPEASKSLLFGNYGVLSGLEKSPPGSKSYVEMTALDPTTSINIAEAITRKGGRYLEAPFSGSLKSVEDGSLLILCAGDKKVFVSCYSCFFTLSRNAYYLGSDVGSGSKMNLILSTLVGVSSVAFAEAMALVERCNLSQVDFFEIMELGPICSPLLKELGKAIISRNFKTNTSLKHQQRDITLALALDNDRELPMSVTTAANEVFERAKLRNNSDHDVSAVYMGTEY; the protein is encoded by the coding sequence ATGGCAGTCAATAAAGATTTTAGTATTGGAGATTTCGTTTGGGCAAAGATGAAGGGTTTTCCTTTTTGGCCAGCCAAGATAGTAGAACCTCCTACAGATAAAAAATCTACTCCTAAAAAGGCACGtcattatgtattcttttttggaAGTCTAAATTATGCATGGATACAAGATGAAAATATTGTACGTCATTCTGAAGAAATGCTACAGTCTACTTCCAGTAAGAAAAAATCAGCccttttaaaaatagcaataaaacaaatcattgaaGAAGCACCCAAACAAGCTAAATCACTAGTCAAAGAAATTGAATATCCTGAGAAGTCTCCTGAAGTATTGACAAGTGGTCCTGAAAAGAACATTGCTAAAGtacaaagaaagaaagtgaaaactGAAGCAGAGGAAGAAAACACTACAGATGCACCCAAACAAGCTAAATCActattcaaagaaaatgaatctcCTGAAGTATTGACAAGTggtactgaaaagaaaatttctaaagtacaaagaaagaaagtgaaGAAGGAAAACCATGAAGTTCGGAAGAGAGTTTTACCTAAACGATGTTGTACGGATAAATCAGATTATGAAAGAACATCTCCTCCTCAGAAGTTAATTAAAAGGCCTACTGAAGATTTCTCTGAATTAAATACACCTCCTAATTTAAACTATAAGCGTATAGCTGTTAGCAGACCATTAGATGAGTATCCTTCTTCAGGAATTACCAGCAGTGAATTTCAGTCGTTTCCTACTTTTGATTTACATGAACCCAATGAAGccataaaagcaaaaaatgtcaCGCCATCGCATAAGAAGATAGGATTTCTTGGTCTCGGAATGTTGGGTCAAAGGCTTGTTAAAAATCTGCTTACTTCCAATCACAAGGTCACAGTTTGGAATCGAACCCCTGAGAAAGGTGCAGATTTTGCTAAAGTTGGGGCTGAGCTTGCACATACTCCAAGTGATGTGGTTGAGAACTCTGACATAATTTTTTGCTGTGTTTCTGGTCCTGAGGCCTCAAAAAGCCTGCTTTTTGGAAACTATGGCGTTCTGTCAGGTCTTGAAAAGTCGCCACCTGGGTCAAAAAGTTATGTTGAAATGACTGCATTAGATCCAACTACATCAATAAACATTGCAGAAGCTATCACACGTAAAGGTGGAAGATATCTTGAAGCTCCCTTCAGTGGATCATTAAAAAGCGTAGAAGATGGAAGTCTGTTAATTTTGTGTGCAGGCGATAAGAAAGTTTTTGTCTCGTGTTACAGTTGCTTTTTTACCCTTTCAAGAAATGCCTATTATCTTGGCTCTGATGTTGGCTCCGGATCTAAGATGAATCTGATTCTTAGTACATTAGTGGGAGTATCATCTGTTGCCTTTGCAGAAGCCATGGCACTTGTTGAGCGTTGCAATCTTTCTCAGGTCGACTTCTTTGAAATTATGGAACTTGGACCAATATGTTCACCTCTTCTTAAAGAACTAGGAAAAGCCATAATATCACGTAACTTTAAAACTAATACTTCTCTTAAGCATCAACAAAGAGATATAACTTTGGCTCTTGCATTGGATAATGACCGTGAACTCCCAATGTCAGTCACGACAGCAGCAAATGAAGTGTTCGAACGTGCTAAACTTCGAAATAATTCTGACCATGATGTATCTGCTGTTTACATGGGAACTGAGTATTAG